The following are encoded together in the Humulus lupulus chromosome 5, drHumLupu1.1, whole genome shotgun sequence genome:
- the LOC133779733 gene encoding uncharacterized protein LOC133779733 produces the protein MVCLRGTYYVLMMNGRLQGGFQGVKGLRQGDPISPLLFVLVMEYLTHLLQLGATQSKFKFHPLCKSLKIINLCFADDLIIFCKANRDSIQCVKQIFEDFCSSTGLKANHSKSHVYFGGIPNLEKGHLLQILQIKEGTFPLNYLGVPMRPTKWKVADCDVILKNIKLRLHTWASRHLSYAGRTQLINSVLLGLCNYWMNIFMLPQSVIKEIDKLCMWFLWGNNGTRSNFHRASWSKVSLPKAYGGLGFGEGTKWNKAMLAKYIWAISHQPEAMWVKWINAVYLRGQNFWNYQLKADSSWYWCKLCHIRDAFTEVGIDAVASHGYFKIGLFYKRIIHQEQIKYHHFVWNRMSVPKHRFIIWQVVNDNLLTRDHLQKVLQHLDSSLCPVCCQLEESHEHLFFHYKCSQQVTHIIQTWIGCKWPLRLKDWTCWIEDRRKGVKSEVMAAVFSATIYHVWQNRNSCILNGYSFRVNVIVDMIKRDIVHRVSFFSQKKMTANERLFVRNLCSL, from the coding sequence ATGGTTTGTCTTCGTGGCACCTACTATGTACTTATGATGAATGGGAGATTGCAGGGGGGATTTCAAGGTGTTAAGGGTCTGCGCCAAGGAGACCCtatttctccattattgtttgTCCTGGTAATGGAATATCTCACCCATTTACTGCAGCTAGGAGCTACTCAGTCTAAGTTCAAGTTCCATCCTCTGTGTAAAAGTCTCAAAATAATAAATCTCTGCTTTGCGGATGATTTAATCATCTTCTGTAAGGCAAATAGAGACTCAATTCAGTGTGTAAAGCAGATCTTTGAGGACTTCTGTAGCAGCACAGGGCTGAAGGCTAATCACAGCAAATCACATGTCTATTTTGGAGGTATTCCGAACTTAGAAAAGGGTCATTTACTTCAGATTTTACAGATTAAAGAGGGAACATTTCCTCTTAATTATCTTGGTGTTCCAATGAGACCAACAAAATGGAAAGTGGCTGATTGTGATGTGATTCTAAAAAATATTAAACTTAGGCTTCACACTTGGGCTAGTAGGCACCTCTCTTATGCCGGGAGGACTCAACTTATAAATTCTGTTCTATTGGGGTTGTGTAACTATTGGATGAATATCTTCATGCTCCCTCAAAGTGTTATCAAGGAGATTGATAAACTTTGCATGTGGTTCTTGTGGGGTAACAATGGAACCCGAAGTAACTTCCATCGAGCTTCTTGGTCCAAAGTCAGCTTGCCTAAAGCTTATGGAGGTTTGGGTTTTGGTGAAGGAACAAAATGGAACAAGGCTATGCTTGCTAAGTATATTTGGGCTATTAGTCATCAACCTGAGGCGATGTGGGTTAAGTGGATCAACGCTGTCTATTTAAGAGGTCAAAATTTCTGGAATTATCAACTTAAAGCTGATTCTAGTTGGTATTGGTGCAAACTGTGCCATATCAGAGATGCCTTTACTGAAGTGGGCATAGATGCGGTAGCTAGTCATGGTTACTTCAAGATTGGTTTGTTCTATAAAAGAATAATCCACCAAGAGCAAATTAAGTATCATCATTTTGTGTGGAATAGGATGAGTGTGCCTAAGCATCGTTTTATTATTTGGCAAGTGGTAAATGACAATTTACTCACCCGAGACCACTTGCAAAAGGTGCTTCAGCATCTTGACAGCAGCCTTTGCCCAGTTTGTTGTCAACTTGAAGAGAGTCATGAACATCTATTTTTTCATTATAAATGTTCACAACAGGTAACTCACATTATTCAAACTTGGATAGGCTGTAAGTGGCCTCTTCGGCTCAAAGATTGGACTTGTTGGATTGAAGATAGGAGGAAGGGTGTGAAGTCAGAGGTAATGGCAGCGGTGTTTTCAGCAACTATATATCATGTTTGGCAAAACAGGAATTCTTGTATTTTGAATGGATACTCATTTAGGGTGAATGTTATTGTTGATATGATAAAAAGAGATATAGTGCATAGAGTTAGCTTTTTCTCTCAAAAGAAAATGACAGCCAATGAGAGACTCTTTGTGAGGAATTTATGTTCATTGTAA